One genomic window of Paeniglutamicibacter sp. Y32M11 includes the following:
- the cydB gene encoding cytochrome d ubiquinol oxidase subunit II has protein sequence MEFLPTLWFILIAVLWGGYLFLEGFDLGVGMLMKTFAKNEKQRRVLLNTVGPVWDGNEVWLITAGAATFAAFPYWYASLFSALYIPLTLVLIALIFRAVAFEYRGKAQTSATRNAWDWAIALGSFTAAFGVGAMLALSTTGLPLNANGDRVGGPFAWFTGYAVLGGLGVVAFCLLQALAFLGLKTDGEIRHRAGKLLGRWLPVGLAPLAAWAIAVALLNHSAAALAPLAVAVAALLFAWIHARKNHEGRAFIAMGIFLLAGVGTIFLAAYPNVLPSTIDPAYNLTVFNASSSPYTLRLMSVVAAIGLPLVLAYQSWTYWVFRKRIIEAHIPDAHAVTPIV, from the coding sequence GTGGAATTTCTACCCACCTTGTGGTTCATCCTCATCGCCGTACTCTGGGGCGGCTACCTCTTCCTCGAAGGCTTCGACTTGGGTGTAGGCATGCTCATGAAAACCTTCGCCAAAAATGAAAAGCAACGCCGGGTGCTGCTCAATACCGTCGGCCCCGTCTGGGACGGCAACGAAGTCTGGCTGATCACCGCCGGCGCGGCAACCTTCGCCGCGTTCCCATACTGGTATGCCTCGCTCTTCTCTGCCCTGTACATCCCGCTGACGCTCGTTCTGATAGCGCTAATCTTCCGTGCCGTGGCATTCGAATATCGGGGCAAGGCACAAACCTCCGCAACACGAAACGCCTGGGACTGGGCCATTGCGCTGGGCTCCTTCACCGCAGCCTTCGGCGTCGGGGCGATGCTGGCACTGAGCACCACGGGACTCCCGTTGAACGCCAACGGCGACCGGGTGGGTGGGCCCTTCGCATGGTTTACCGGGTACGCGGTCCTCGGCGGGCTCGGGGTGGTGGCCTTCTGCCTCCTCCAGGCCCTGGCCTTCTTGGGTTTGAAGACCGACGGCGAGATTCGACACCGGGCCGGCAAACTGCTGGGTCGCTGGCTCCCGGTAGGCCTCGCCCCGTTGGCTGCCTGGGCGATTGCCGTGGCCTTGCTCAACCACAGCGCCGCGGCCCTCGCCCCGTTGGCCGTGGCCGTGGCAGCGCTACTCTTCGCCTGGATCCACGCCCGCAAAAACCATGAGGGCCGCGCCTTTATTGCGATGGGCATCTTTCTACTGGCCGGGGTTGGCACGATCTTCCTCGCCGCCTATCCCAACGTCCTACCCTCCACCATCGATCCGGCCTACAACCTGACGGTGTTCAATGCCTCCTCATCGCCCTACACGCTGCGGCTTATGAGCGTCGTGGCGGCGATCGGACTGCCGCTGGTCCTGGCCTACCAGAGCTGGACCTACTGGGTATTCCGCAAGCGCATCATTGAGGCGCACATCCCCGATGCTCACGCCGTGACCCCCATCGTCTGA
- the cydC gene encoding thiol reductant ABC exporter subunit CydC, which produces MKPILPAGTGSRMVLALLGGLAALKAVGLVLIADALATAISQLAAGGELDLQRLLVLGLIGTLLRAGAVWGTELAAHRAGLGAKEQLRSKLLATGLRGRVSGTDPGQGALAALASRGLDGLDNYYTKYLPALVATLVIPIVIGVRILLADWVSALIVVLTVPLIPVFMILIGLHTQDRIKAAAAGMDRISNHLLELAQGLPALIGLRRAKGKGRALAKVSEDYRESSMKTLRTAFLSGLALELIATISVAVVAVFIGVRLVYGHMGLEAGLLALILAPECYLPLRALGAAFHASEDGVEALQRTEGFINSGTVVAPSATGPAPAASPAVLVLENVSVRHAGRTEAVLKDLNLELSAGSVLVLDAASGSGKTTLLQAVLGLLESGAEVTGSIQLDPARTVFISQHPRFTEATVAAEIRLHAGAALTEATLQKVLKDANITHLADRNLMDCSPGELRRIAVARALAAVAANPRINLVLADEPTAHLDANSAQRIRVAMTGLRPRCALLVASHDRDLAAMLRREVGESPAEILYLAAADENGTHPDAAHAEAAPAPLSAAQSRAVTDKRRAAHWRLLGSMPWFRRGMLPGLLLAAAAAIFGAGLTGVSGWLIVTASHQPPMLHLMVAIVGVRAFGIGRAVLRYTEQLRVHDAVLGFASNLRQRLWDALVAQPHGWGRLTRSGAALGHLIAEVDEVRDAVPRVVVPPVAGIATWLAVTIGIGFWTPAALPLALGLGLTAFLLLPLAVLAVERHSTVETSKHRMWLGARVPTLLRAAGDLRANAATERALAEFSAADARATGSLRAAARGAALAQGGAVLLSSAAAVLAVGLVGSGGEAAAVAGLLLLALGEPIANTAASVQQLPQLNDVLRRVWGNLAGETPTSRDDDAQAPAGVPNAPMGIRLRDASAGWEPGAPVFENANVEVASGSWVGLTGPSGSGKSTMLATFLGALAPLAGSLQVRHGQDDWVDATAADVAAVTWCPQEAHLFDSSVRSNLGLGRELDDQPTDGELRRVLEQIGLARWLTTLPGGLDERIGSGGHHLSGGQRQRLAVARALLARSKVLLLDEPTAHLGADEAVELMADLRGALRDCAVVVVTHDAAVAALADHVVNLSELKTRVPAGV; this is translated from the coding sequence GTGAAACCCATACTCCCCGCAGGCACAGGTTCCCGCATGGTTCTGGCCCTGCTCGGCGGCCTCGCCGCACTCAAGGCCGTAGGCCTGGTGCTCATCGCCGATGCCCTTGCCACAGCCATCAGCCAGCTCGCGGCCGGCGGGGAGCTGGATCTCCAGCGCCTGCTGGTGCTGGGCCTGATCGGCACCCTGCTGCGGGCCGGCGCGGTGTGGGGCACCGAATTGGCTGCGCACCGCGCGGGGCTCGGTGCCAAGGAACAACTGCGCTCCAAACTTCTGGCCACGGGCCTGCGCGGCAGGGTTTCCGGGACCGACCCGGGCCAGGGGGCACTGGCAGCGCTGGCCAGCCGTGGGTTGGACGGGCTGGATAACTACTACACCAAGTACCTTCCAGCATTGGTCGCTACCCTCGTGATCCCGATTGTCATCGGGGTACGGATCCTGCTGGCCGACTGGGTATCGGCGCTCATTGTGGTGCTCACGGTGCCGTTGATCCCGGTCTTCATGATCCTGATCGGACTGCACACCCAGGACCGCATTAAGGCGGCGGCCGCCGGGATGGATCGGATCTCGAACCACCTGCTGGAATTGGCGCAGGGATTGCCGGCCCTGATCGGTCTCCGCCGAGCCAAGGGAAAGGGCCGTGCCCTGGCCAAGGTCTCCGAGGACTACCGCGAATCCAGCATGAAAACGCTACGCACCGCCTTCCTCTCCGGACTGGCCCTGGAACTGATTGCCACGATCTCCGTCGCGGTGGTCGCGGTGTTTATCGGCGTGCGCCTGGTCTACGGGCATATGGGTCTGGAAGCAGGGCTGCTCGCGCTGATCCTCGCCCCGGAATGCTACCTGCCGCTGCGTGCCTTGGGTGCAGCATTCCATGCCTCCGAGGATGGAGTTGAGGCGCTGCAACGCACGGAGGGTTTCATCAATTCGGGCACTGTTGTGGCACCCTCCGCCACCGGTCCGGCACCGGCAGCTTCCCCCGCAGTCTTGGTTCTGGAAAATGTCTCGGTCCGGCACGCCGGACGTACCGAAGCGGTTCTCAAGGACCTGAACCTAGAACTGTCAGCCGGATCGGTGTTGGTGCTGGATGCCGCCAGCGGCAGCGGGAAAACCACCCTTTTGCAGGCCGTGCTCGGGCTGCTTGAATCGGGGGCGGAAGTCACCGGAAGCATCCAGCTGGATCCGGCGCGCACCGTGTTCATCTCCCAGCACCCGAGGTTCACCGAGGCCACCGTCGCAGCGGAAATCCGCCTGCATGCGGGCGCGGCACTGACCGAGGCCACCCTCCAGAAGGTGCTGAAGGATGCGAATATCACGCATTTGGCGGACCGAAACCTGATGGACTGCAGCCCGGGGGAGCTGCGCCGCATCGCCGTGGCTCGGGCCCTGGCAGCGGTGGCTGCCAATCCACGGATCAACCTGGTGCTGGCCGATGAACCGACGGCACACCTCGATGCGAACTCCGCCCAGCGTATCCGCGTGGCCATGACAGGACTGCGCCCACGGTGCGCGCTGCTGGTGGCCTCCCACGACCGCGACCTGGCCGCCATGCTGCGCCGAGAGGTCGGCGAGTCGCCTGCTGAGATCCTTTACCTCGCTGCCGCAGATGAGAACGGCACGCACCCTGATGCCGCCCACGCAGAGGCTGCGCCCGCACCACTTTCAGCCGCTCAGTCCCGTGCGGTGACGGATAAGCGGCGTGCTGCCCACTGGCGTTTGCTGGGTTCGATGCCCTGGTTCCGCCGCGGCATGTTGCCAGGACTACTGCTGGCCGCGGCCGCAGCGATCTTCGGCGCCGGGCTCACCGGGGTCTCCGGCTGGCTGATTGTCACCGCCAGCCATCAACCCCCGATGCTGCACCTGATGGTCGCCATTGTGGGGGTGCGCGCCTTCGGCATCGGACGCGCGGTGCTGCGTTACACGGAGCAATTGCGGGTGCATGACGCGGTGTTGGGCTTCGCTTCGAACCTGCGCCAGCGACTCTGGGACGCACTGGTCGCCCAACCCCACGGCTGGGGCCGACTCACCCGCTCCGGTGCCGCTCTGGGCCACCTGATCGCCGAGGTTGATGAGGTGCGCGACGCCGTGCCCCGGGTCGTGGTTCCGCCGGTGGCCGGGATCGCCACCTGGCTGGCCGTCACCATAGGGATCGGTTTCTGGACCCCCGCCGCCCTGCCACTGGCGCTCGGGCTGGGGCTCACCGCCTTCCTGCTGTTGCCACTGGCGGTACTTGCGGTGGAAAGGCACAGCACCGTGGAAACCAGCAAGCACCGCATGTGGCTGGGAGCCCGGGTGCCCACGCTGCTGCGTGCGGCCGGGGACCTGCGGGCCAACGCGGCGACCGAACGCGCCTTGGCGGAGTTTTCCGCCGCCGATGCCCGGGCCACGGGATCGCTGCGGGCCGCGGCCCGCGGTGCCGCACTGGCCCAGGGTGGGGCGGTGCTGCTCTCCTCGGCGGCGGCCGTGCTGGCCGTGGGGCTGGTGGGCAGCGGTGGAGAGGCAGCGGCGGTTGCCGGCCTGCTGTTGTTGGCCCTGGGCGAGCCCATCGCGAACACGGCCGCCTCGGTGCAGCAGCTGCCACAACTAAACGACGTGCTCCGGCGCGTGTGGGGCAACCTCGCGGGGGAGACGCCCACGTCCCGCGACGATGATGCCCAAGCGCCTGCCGGTGTCCCGAATGCCCCGATGGGCATCCGCCTGCGCGATGCCAGTGCCGGTTGGGAACCGGGTGCGCCGGTCTTCGAGAATGCAAATGTGGAGGTAGCATCCGGAAGCTGGGTGGGACTGACCGGTCCCTCGGGTTCGGGGAAATCCACGATGCTGGCCACCTTCCTCGGGGCCCTGGCACCGTTGGCCGGCAGCCTACAAGTCAGGCACGGCCAGGACGATTGGGTCGATGCCACGGCGGCCGATGTCGCGGCGGTGACCTGGTGCCCGCAGGAGGCCCACCTCTTTGACTCCTCGGTCCGTTCCAACCTCGGCTTGGGTCGTGAACTCGATGACCAGCCCACCGACGGTGAGCTGCGAAGGGTGCTGGAACAGATCGGCCTGGCACGGTGGCTCACGACCCTGCCCGGTGGGCTGGATGAACGCATCGGCTCGGGCGGTCACCATCTCTCGGGCGGACAGCGCCAACGCCTGGCCGTGGCTCGCGCCCTTCTCGCCCGGTCCAAGGTGCTCCTGCTCGATGAACCGACCGCCCACCTGGGCGCCGACGAAGCCGTCGAATTGATGGCGGACCTGCGCGGGGCGCTGCGCGACTGCGCGGTAGTGGTCGTTACCCACGATGCCGCCGTCGCGGCCCTGGCAGATCACGTCGTGAACCTGAGCGAGCTGAAGACCCGGGTGCCGGCGGGAGTCTGA
- a CDS encoding DNA topoisomerase (ATP-hydrolyzing) subunit A, translating into MARKKPEPLPADFVEHIVDIDVTTEMEGSFLEYAYSVIYSRALPDARDGLKPVQRRILYMMSEMGLRPEKGHVKSARVVGEVMGKLHPHGDTAIYDAMVRMSQGFALRLPLIDGHGNFGSLDDGPAAPRYTEARLGASAVAMTANLDEDVVDFVPNYDNQFMQPSVLPAAFPNLLVNGTTGIAVGMATNMAPHNLGEVIAAALHLIADPDADLASIMKFIPGPDMPTGGKIVGLDGIRDAYRTGRGTFKTRAKVELEQITARRAGLVVTELPYMVGPEKVIEKIKDAVNAKKLTGIADVVDLTDRNHGLRLVIELKNGFNPNAVLAQLFKFTPMEDSFGINNVALVEGQPRTMGLLELLTVYVDHRLLVVRRRTEHRLAKKLDRLHLVEGLLIAIVDIDEVIAIIRSSEETAQARERLMAIYDLSELQANHILELRLRQLTKFSRLELEKEAAELQEAIAELRAILDSDTLLREVVSGELRAMSEQFATPRRTILLESESGAPLKGTSMPAAVGTGKAAPLSLEIADEPCRVLLSASGQVARASSTDVLEATGARVKHDVLASTLCTTARAEIGGITSSGRMLRLQVVDLPLLPPSNGFPLLAGGVKIDEFAQLAKGERMIALVPLDAVVALGTANGVVKRLSPDYPLNRDEWEAITLKDKDQVVGAAVAGDDADLVFATRGAQLLRFAASAVRPQGRTAGGMAGIKLGADDSVIFFGVVQAAAQAPVFVSIATGSNTLPGTASHSVKVTDFAEYPAKGRATGGVRAHRFLKGEDHLELAFAGAGPARASSAAGVVRALPTEYAKRDGSGVPLAQGIDLLGGSPDIGAAPATAPEAAVAAAEQLPAPSTTTRAPLVRPEVDTLPFADSGVVEVEPARRVVIQDSLLDG; encoded by the coding sequence ATGGCGCGCAAAAAGCCCGAACCACTACCCGCGGATTTCGTGGAGCACATTGTTGATATCGATGTGACCACCGAAATGGAGGGCTCCTTCCTGGAGTATGCCTACTCGGTGATTTACTCCCGCGCCCTGCCCGATGCCCGTGACGGGCTGAAGCCGGTGCAGCGCCGCATCTTGTACATGATGAGCGAGATGGGTCTGCGCCCGGAGAAGGGCCACGTCAAAAGCGCGCGCGTGGTCGGCGAGGTCATGGGCAAATTGCACCCGCACGGCGACACCGCCATTTATGATGCGATGGTGCGCATGAGTCAGGGCTTCGCGCTGCGTCTGCCACTGATCGATGGACACGGAAACTTCGGCTCGCTGGATGATGGACCGGCCGCCCCGCGTTATACCGAGGCGCGGCTTGGTGCATCCGCCGTGGCCATGACCGCGAACCTTGACGAAGACGTTGTTGACTTCGTTCCGAACTACGACAATCAGTTCATGCAGCCCTCGGTGCTCCCGGCGGCGTTCCCCAACCTGTTGGTCAACGGCACCACCGGCATCGCCGTGGGTATGGCCACGAACATGGCACCACACAACCTCGGCGAGGTCATTGCCGCGGCATTGCACCTGATTGCCGACCCGGACGCCGATCTGGCGTCCATCATGAAGTTCATCCCCGGCCCCGATATGCCCACCGGCGGCAAGATTGTTGGCCTCGACGGCATCCGCGATGCCTACCGCACCGGACGCGGCACCTTCAAGACCCGCGCCAAGGTGGAGCTGGAACAGATCACCGCACGCCGCGCCGGTCTGGTGGTCACCGAGCTGCCCTACATGGTCGGCCCGGAAAAGGTCATCGAGAAGATCAAGGATGCGGTTAACGCCAAAAAGCTCACCGGCATCGCCGACGTGGTTGATTTGACCGACCGCAACCACGGCCTGCGACTGGTGATCGAGCTGAAAAATGGCTTTAACCCCAACGCAGTGCTGGCCCAGCTGTTTAAGTTCACCCCGATGGAAGATTCCTTCGGCATCAACAACGTGGCCCTGGTCGAGGGCCAGCCACGCACCATGGGACTGCTGGAACTGCTCACCGTCTATGTGGATCACCGCCTGCTGGTGGTGCGACGACGGACCGAACACCGGCTAGCGAAGAAGCTTGACCGATTGCACCTGGTGGAGGGTCTGCTGATCGCCATCGTGGACATCGACGAGGTCATCGCCATCATCCGTTCCTCCGAGGAGACGGCCCAGGCTCGCGAACGACTCATGGCCATCTACGACCTCTCCGAGTTGCAGGCCAACCACATCCTGGAGCTGCGACTGCGCCAGCTGACCAAGTTCTCCCGGTTGGAATTGGAAAAGGAAGCCGCGGAACTGCAGGAGGCGATCGCGGAGCTGCGCGCCATCCTCGATTCCGATACCCTGCTGCGCGAGGTGGTCTCCGGCGAGCTGCGGGCGATGAGCGAACAATTCGCCACCCCGCGCCGCACCATCTTGCTGGAATCCGAATCCGGCGCCCCACTGAAGGGCACCTCCATGCCAGCCGCGGTGGGCACCGGTAAGGCAGCGCCGCTGAGTCTGGAAATCGCCGACGAGCCGTGCCGCGTGCTGCTCTCAGCCTCCGGGCAGGTGGCCCGCGCCTCCTCCACCGACGTTTTGGAAGCCACCGGCGCTAGGGTCAAGCACGACGTGCTCGCCTCAACGCTGTGCACCACCGCCCGGGCGGAAATTGGCGGGATTACCTCCAGCGGACGCATGCTGCGGCTGCAGGTAGTTGACCTGCCACTGCTACCGCCGTCCAACGGCTTCCCGCTGCTGGCCGGCGGCGTAAAAATAGACGAATTCGCCCAACTGGCCAAGGGCGAAAGGATGATTGCCCTCGTCCCGCTGGATGCGGTGGTGGCCCTGGGAACGGCCAATGGCGTGGTGAAGCGGCTGAGCCCGGACTACCCGCTGAACCGCGATGAGTGGGAAGCCATCACGCTCAAGGACAAGGACCAAGTGGTGGGCGCCGCGGTGGCCGGGGATGATGCGGATCTGGTCTTCGCCACGCGCGGGGCGCAACTCTTGCGTTTCGCCGCCTCGGCCGTCCGCCCGCAGGGACGCACGGCCGGTGGCATGGCGGGCATCAAGTTGGGTGCCGATGATTCGGTCATCTTCTTCGGTGTGGTTCAAGCGGCCGCTCAGGCACCGGTGTTCGTTTCGATCGCCACGGGTTCTAATACCCTGCCGGGCACCGCCTCACACTCGGTCAAGGTGACGGATTTCGCGGAATACCCTGCCAAGGGTAGGGCCACCGGAGGCGTGCGTGCGCACCGCTTCCTCAAGGGTGAGGACCATCTGGAGCTCGCCTTTGCCGGTGCCGGTCCGGCGCGGGCCTCGTCGGCCGCCGGTGTGGTGCGGGCGCTGCCCACCGAGTATGCCAAGCGTGATGGTTCGGGTGTTCCGTTGGCTCAGGGCATCGACCTTTTGGGCGGTTCCCCGGATATCGGGGCAGCACCCGCCACCGCCCCCGAGGCCGCGGTGGCGGCGGCCGAGCAGCTGCCCGCACCGAGCACCACAACTCGTGCGCCGCTGGTTCGTCCCGAGGTCGATACGCTACCGTTTGCCGATTCCGGTGTGGTTGAGGTTGAACCTGCCCGCCGGGTAGTCATTCAGGACTCGTTACTGGACGGGTAG
- a CDS encoding cytochrome ubiquinol oxidase subunit I, protein MDALEIARWQFGITTVYHFLMVPLTIGLGLVVAVLQTVWHRTGQEEYRRMTKFWGKLFLINFIMGVATGIVQEFQFGMAWSEYSRFVGDVFGAPLAMEALLAFFVESTFLGLWIFGWDRLPKRIHLASIWIASLASIFSAYFILVANSWMQHPVGTEMVNGRAVMTDAWAVFTNNTALVTFPHTIFGAFAVAGGFLLGISWYHLYKRRQGGIDTVDAAGNVVIGESATLGRNRDKVDYQVWIKSLRIGATVAMVAFMGVALSGHAQAQLMIEQQPMKMAAAEAACHDGTGFSLLSVGDLRSGGATTCDDVVGVFEIPGLLSFLANNNFTTEVKGVNTLVPEYQAKYGTHLPDDPMYGDRAGSEINYLPVMEVTYWGFRLMITLGGLSAVAAAVALWLTRKGTVPHSKWISRLALFGMLAPFGANSAGWIFTEMGRQPFVVAPNPSFEGIDQVFMYTAAAVSPGVSAGEMLFSLISLTSIYAFLLVVEVVLLTRYIRGGIGSAMPELHDRPDDDQKDTDVLSFAY, encoded by the coding sequence ATGGATGCTCTGGAAATTGCCAGATGGCAATTTGGAATCACCACCGTCTATCACTTCCTGATGGTTCCGCTGACGATTGGCCTGGGCCTAGTGGTCGCGGTACTTCAGACCGTCTGGCACCGCACCGGTCAGGAAGAATACCGCAGGATGACGAAGTTCTGGGGGAAACTCTTCCTCATCAACTTCATCATGGGCGTAGCCACCGGCATCGTTCAGGAATTCCAATTCGGTATGGCCTGGAGCGAATATAGCCGTTTTGTTGGAGACGTCTTCGGCGCCCCGCTGGCAATGGAAGCGCTACTCGCATTCTTCGTAGAATCAACATTCCTCGGATTGTGGATCTTCGGCTGGGACCGATTGCCCAAGCGCATCCACCTCGCCAGCATCTGGATCGCCTCGCTGGCCAGTATCTTCTCGGCCTACTTCATTCTTGTGGCCAATTCCTGGATGCAGCACCCCGTAGGAACAGAAATGGTGAACGGGCGCGCGGTCATGACCGACGCCTGGGCGGTCTTTACCAACAACACCGCACTGGTCACCTTCCCCCACACCATCTTCGGCGCCTTCGCCGTGGCAGGTGGATTCCTGCTCGGCATTTCCTGGTACCACCTCTACAAGCGGCGCCAAGGCGGAATCGATACCGTTGATGCGGCAGGCAACGTGGTCATTGGAGAGTCGGCCACCCTGGGTCGAAACCGCGACAAAGTCGACTACCAGGTCTGGATCAAGTCCCTTCGCATCGGCGCAACGGTCGCCATGGTCGCGTTTATGGGTGTTGCCCTATCCGGGCATGCCCAAGCACAGCTGATGATCGAGCAACAGCCCATGAAAATGGCTGCCGCGGAGGCCGCCTGCCACGACGGCACCGGCTTTTCCCTGCTCTCCGTCGGTGACCTGCGCAGTGGTGGGGCGACCACCTGCGACGACGTGGTCGGCGTCTTTGAAATCCCGGGGCTGCTCTCCTTCCTCGCCAACAACAACTTCACCACCGAAGTTAAGGGCGTCAACACACTGGTACCCGAATACCAGGCCAAATACGGGACCCACCTTCCGGATGACCCGATGTACGGGGACCGCGCCGGTAGCGAAATCAACTACCTGCCGGTCATGGAAGTCACCTATTGGGGTTTCCGTCTGATGATCACACTTGGTGGACTCTCCGCGGTTGCCGCAGCAGTGGCCCTATGGCTCACGCGTAAGGGGACCGTGCCGCACAGTAAATGGATCTCCCGTCTGGCACTGTTCGGTATGTTGGCACCCTTTGGTGCGAACTCCGCCGGTTGGATTTTCACCGAGATGGGCCGCCAACCCTTTGTGGTGGCACCGAATCCGAGCTTCGAGGGCATCGACCAGGTCTTCATGTATACGGCCGCGGCGGTTTCCCCGGGGGTGAGCGCGGGGGAGATGCTCTTCTCACTGATCAGCCTCACCTCGATCTATGCCTTCTTGCTGGTCGTTGAGGTCGTCCTGCTCACCCGCTACATTCGCGGTGGAATCGGCTCGGCCATGCCCGAGCTCCACGATCGCCCCGACGATGATCAGAAGGACACCGACGTGTTGTCCTTCGCCTACTGA
- a CDS encoding BlaI/MecI/CopY family transcriptional regulator has product MATLGDLERSVMDLLWDAQSPLTANELRDQLAAPGDAQGKELAVTTVLTVLARLEKKGLVARERDIRPHRYTSVTSREEHTVSLMNEALGTVLDREAVLARFIGGISAEEAQSLRVLLETPRSA; this is encoded by the coding sequence TTGGCCACTCTTGGCGACCTTGAACGATCAGTAATGGATCTACTTTGGGATGCACAATCCCCGCTCACGGCCAATGAACTTCGCGATCAACTCGCCGCTCCCGGCGATGCACAAGGCAAAGAACTTGCCGTGACCACCGTCCTGACGGTGCTGGCACGACTGGAAAAGAAGGGCTTAGTCGCCCGCGAACGTGACATTCGCCCGCACCGTTACACCTCGGTGACGAGCCGCGAAGAGCACACCGTATCCCTCATGAATGAAGCACTAGGCACCGTGCTGGATCGCGAAGCCGTGTTGGCTCGCTTCATCGGTGGAATTTCCGCCGAGGAAGCACAGTCTTTGCGTGTACTTCTCGAAACACCACGTAGCGCCTAG